A portion of the Polaribacter cellanae genome contains these proteins:
- a CDS encoding GTP-binding protein translates to MSDKKTLLIEKRNSELFLRPRFSIDLEENAAILLNRFSEAFKKKENNFRGSIVDGHIFINVPQKEEHFWSPQLHLEIVEKENNETELKGLFGPKPQVWTLFMFVHFVIGISFLGFCVLLYTRLSLNESLVLPIIMMVVLPLIWILLYFLGQIGKDTGKSQIKDLHDFMIAII, encoded by the coding sequence ATGAGTGATAAAAAGACACTTCTTATTGAAAAAAGAAATAGCGAATTATTTCTAAGACCACGATTTTCTATTGATTTAGAAGAAAATGCAGCCATTTTATTAAACAGGTTTTCTGAAGCGTTTAAAAAGAAAGAAAACAACTTTCGAGGAAGTATTGTAGATGGGCATATTTTTATAAATGTTCCGCAGAAAGAGGAACATTTTTGGTCGCCACAATTGCATTTAGAAATTGTAGAAAAAGAAAATAACGAAACTGAATTAAAAGGTTTATTTGGTCCAAAACCCCAAGTTTGGACGCTTTTTATGTTTGTGCATTTTGTAATAGGAATTTCTTTTTTGGGGTTTTGCGTGTTGTTATACACAAGATTGTCTTTAAATGAATCGCTTGTTTTGCCTATAATTATGATGGTTGTTTTGCCACTAATTTGGATTTTATTGTATTTTTTAGGTCAAATAGGGAAGGATACAGGAAAATCTCAAATAAAAGATTTGCATGATTTTATGATTGCTATTATTTAA
- the der gene encoding ribosome biogenesis GTPase Der encodes MNSIVAIVGRPNVGKSTLFNRLVQRREAIVDSVSGVTRDRHYGKSDWNGKEFSVIDTGGYAIGSDDIFEEEIRKQVKLAIEEADLIVFVVDVEEGITPMDAEVAKILRKVKKPIFVTVNKVDNAMRDADAVEFYNLGLGDYHTISSINGSGTGDLLDALAEKMPTPEELDLEKEELPRFAVVGRPNAGKSSFINALIGEDRNIVTNIAGTTRDSIDTKYNRFGFDFNLIDTAGIRKKSKVKEDLEFYSVMRAVRSIEYADVIILVVDATRGFEGQDQNIFWLAEKNRKGVVILINKWDLVEKETNTMRDFEAMVRKQIEPFTDVPIVFISALTKQRIFKAIETTVEVFENRKNKIPTSKFNDAMLDIVKSYPPPAIKGKYVKIKYCMQLPTQTPQFAFFCNLPQYVRDPYKRFVENKLREIYNFSGVPITIYFRQK; translated from the coding sequence ATGAATAGTATTGTTGCCATTGTAGGAAGACCAAATGTAGGGAAGTCAACACTTTTTAACAGATTAGTACAACGTAGAGAAGCAATTGTAGATTCTGTAAGCGGAGTTACAAGAGATAGGCATTATGGAAAATCGGACTGGAATGGAAAGGAGTTTTCCGTGATAGATACTGGTGGTTACGCAATTGGTTCCGATGATATTTTTGAAGAAGAAATTAGAAAACAAGTAAAATTGGCCATTGAAGAGGCAGATTTAATCGTTTTTGTGGTAGATGTAGAAGAAGGAATTACACCTATGGATGCAGAAGTTGCAAAAATACTTCGCAAAGTAAAAAAGCCAATTTTTGTTACCGTAAATAAAGTAGATAACGCAATGCGAGATGCAGATGCTGTAGAATTTTACAATTTAGGCTTAGGCGATTATCACACAATTTCTTCTATAAATGGAAGTGGAACTGGAGATTTATTAGATGCTTTGGCAGAAAAAATGCCAACTCCAGAAGAATTGGATTTAGAAAAAGAAGAACTGCCAAGATTTGCGGTTGTTGGTCGACCAAATGCAGGAAAATCGTCTTTTATAAACGCTTTAATAGGAGAAGATAGAAACATCGTAACCAACATTGCAGGAACCACAAGAGATTCTATCGATACAAAATACAACCGATTTGGGTTCGATTTTAACCTAATTGACACAGCAGGAATTCGTAAAAAATCGAAAGTAAAAGAAGATTTAGAGTTCTATTCTGTAATGCGTGCAGTGCGTTCCATTGAATATGCAGACGTTATTATTTTGGTGGTCGATGCCACTCGTGGTTTCGAAGGGCAAGACCAAAACATTTTTTGGTTGGCAGAAAAAAACAGAAAAGGAGTTGTTATTTTAATAAATAAATGGGATTTGGTGGAGAAAGAAACCAATACCATGCGCGATTTCGAAGCAATGGTTCGCAAACAAATTGAACCTTTTACAGATGTACCAATTGTATTTATTTCCGCTTTAACAAAACAACGTATTTTTAAAGCCATAGAAACCACTGTTGAAGTTTTCGAAAACAGAAAAAATAAAATTCCTACAAGTAAGTTTAACGATGCCATGTTAGACATCGTAAAAAGTTACCCACCACCAGCAATTAAGGGGAAATATGTAAAAATAAAGTATTGTATGCAATTGCCAACACAAACGCCTCAGTTTGCGTTTTTCTGTAATTTACCACAATATGTTAGAGATCCATACAAACGTTTTGTAGAGAATAAATTAAGAGAAATCTACAACTTTTCTGGCGTTCCAATTACCATTTATTTCAGGCAAAAATAA
- a CDS encoding GAF domain-containing protein, which translates to MKIIESSLVAEVDFPLQLNISFKKVFVMFEKYAQKKNEHHPYHTSAKKIVSLLGQYPALIDGFSDYSLLEKYKEPVNLLLDSLFPEALLSNEIKAASIPFSFTSFKFTTRFENIIKNAGEDYEFTVRNLEDKSMYIMSCTFILSLVYGYNVDIKRPFYFDIPDKKTGTMKYYRATFNADFSEITATENAPKITQEDFRELLNNFDNINLWKEKFPPNSYIFKGFGIINLFDVTSEEMLSSIKANLLGGGDNLIFKLQNNLRDFYSIRDLKLGYSIFDKFNGKLCETIVNKSNSIILNNEEQIICSTDYFCQNVIQKVFIDHETFVVSDLEQYGKSTDKNPFYKSLYDSGIQSIILIPIKANDNGDLALLEIASPRAYDLNSVNINKLKDILPVFEAAVKRTSEERQNVLEATIQENYTSIHPSVKWRFYQAAQKYYLESQTNDNAKLDEIIFDDVFPLYGQSDIKGSSDARNKAIRADLITQLSLAIAVLKDACKTEKLPIYNELMFRVSTFLKDVKDELNAGDEINILDFLQREIYPIFKHIKTINKVLAKKVNVYMNRLDKDLNVVYEKRKQYEKSVNLINDKLSKFIDKKQKDAQEMFPHYFEKYKTDGVEFNMYIGQSIAKDKKFDEIYLYNLRLWQLQTICEMENIAFSLLDKMEHNLRVASLILVHSNSMAIKFRMDEKQFDVDGAYNIRYEIIKKRIDKAHIKNTEERITQPGKIAVIYSQDKDALEYIKYINFLQSRNQLGKIEFYELEDLQGVSGLKALRVEVIYQKDFDEKKTITLNDLIKQIEA; encoded by the coding sequence ATGAAAATTATAGAATCGAGCTTAGTTGCTGAAGTTGACTTTCCATTGCAATTAAATATTTCGTTCAAGAAAGTTTTTGTGATGTTCGAAAAATATGCTCAAAAGAAAAACGAACATCATCCTTACCATACTTCTGCAAAAAAAATAGTTTCCTTATTAGGACAATATCCAGCACTTATAGATGGGTTTTCAGATTACTCTTTATTAGAAAAATACAAGGAACCAGTAAATTTATTGTTAGATTCTCTTTTTCCTGAAGCTTTATTAAGCAACGAAATTAAGGCCGCAAGTATTCCGTTTTCTTTTACTTCCTTTAAATTTACAACTCGTTTCGAAAACATTATAAAAAACGCAGGCGAAGATTACGAATTTACCGTAAGAAACTTAGAAGACAAAAGTATGTACATTATGTCTTGTACATTTATTTTAAGTCTTGTGTATGGTTATAATGTAGATATTAAAAGACCTTTTTATTTTGATATTCCAGACAAAAAAACTGGAACTATGAAATATTATAGAGCAACTTTTAATGCCGATTTTTCAGAAATTACAGCTACAGAAAATGCGCCAAAAATAACGCAAGAAGACTTTAGAGAACTATTAAATAATTTTGACAACATTAATCTTTGGAAAGAAAAATTTCCACCCAATAGTTACATTTTTAAAGGTTTCGGAATTATTAATTTATTCGATGTTACCTCCGAAGAAATGCTATCTTCCATAAAAGCCAATTTATTGGGTGGTGGCGATAATTTAATATTTAAACTTCAAAATAATCTACGCGATTTTTACAGTATTAGAGACCTAAAATTAGGCTATTCTATTTTCGATAAATTCAATGGAAAATTATGCGAAACCATTGTAAATAAATCGAATAGTATTATTTTAAATAACGAAGAGCAAATAATTTGTTCCACCGATTATTTTTGCCAGAATGTTATTCAAAAAGTATTTATAGATCACGAAACTTTTGTAGTTTCCGATTTGGAACAATATGGAAAAAGTACGGATAAAAATCCGTTTTATAAAAGCTTATACGATTCAGGAATACAAAGTATCATCCTAATTCCTATCAAAGCAAACGACAATGGAGACTTGGCTTTATTGGAAATTGCCTCTCCAAGAGCGTACGATTTAAACTCGGTAAATATTAACAAACTGAAAGATATTTTACCCGTTTTTGAAGCCGCTGTAAAAAGAACTTCAGAAGAAAGACAAAATGTTTTAGAAGCAACCATTCAAGAAAATTATACCTCTATACATCCTTCTGTAAAATGGCGTTTTTACCAAGCAGCGCAGAAATATTATTTAGAATCTCAAACAAATGATAATGCTAAATTAGATGAAATTATTTTTGATGATGTTTTTCCCTTGTATGGACAAAGCGATATTAAAGGCTCCTCTGACGCAAGAAACAAAGCCATTAGAGCAGATTTAATTACCCAACTTTCTTTGGCAATTGCTGTTTTAAAAGACGCTTGTAAAACAGAAAAATTACCTATTTATAACGAATTAATGTTTCGTGTTTCCACATTTTTAAAAGATGTTAAAGACGAATTAAATGCAGGCGACGAAATTAACATTCTCGATTTTTTACAACGAGAAATATATCCTATTTTTAAACATATAAAAACCATTAACAAAGTACTTGCTAAAAAAGTAAATGTTTATATGAATCGTTTAGATAAAGATTTAAACGTTGTATATGAAAAACGTAAGCAATACGAAAAAAGTGTAAATCTTATTAACGATAAACTATCTAAATTTATCGATAAAAAACAAAAAGATGCACAAGAAATGTTTCCTCATTATTTCGAAAAATACAAAACCGATGGTGTAGAATTTAACATGTACATTGGGCAATCGATTGCAAAAGATAAAAAATTCGACGAAATTTACTTGTATAATTTACGATTGTGGCAACTACAAACCATCTGCGAAATGGAAAATATTGCTTTTTCTTTATTAGACAAAATGGAGCATAATTTAAGAGTAGCTTCCCTAATTTTGGTGCATAGCAATTCTATGGCGATTAAATTTCGAATGGACGAAAAACAATTCGATGTAGATGGAGCATATAATATTCGTTACGAAATTATTAAAAAACGGATTGATAAAGCGCATATTAAAAACACAGAAGAACGTATTACACAACCTGGAAAAATTGCTGTAATTTATTCTCAAGACAAAGATGCTTTAGAGTATATTAAATATATTAATTTCTTACAGTCGAGAAATCAATTGGGTAAAATTGAGTTTTACGAATTGGAAGATTTACAAGGAGTTTCTGGCTTAAAAGCATTAAGAGTAGAAGTTATTTATCAAAAAGATTTCGACGAAAAGAAAACTATTACACTAAACGATTTAATAAAACAAATTGAAGCTTAA
- the msrB gene encoding peptide-methionine (R)-S-oxide reductase MsrB — protein MLTWKEIIRFSRKGNPKPDRRVEKTEAEWKEILTPEQFRITRQKGTERPHTGDLCSIFDEGQYNCVCCNMPLFDSTIKFDSNSGWPSFTQPIKENAIKYHKDISFGMVRVEVLCNTCDAHLGHIFPDGPEPSGLRYCINSESMILDTK, from the coding sequence ATGCTAACATGGAAAGAAATAATTCGATTTTCTAGGAAAGGAAATCCAAAACCAGACAGAAGAGTAGAAAAAACAGAAGCTGAATGGAAAGAAATTTTAACGCCAGAACAGTTTAGAATTACAAGACAAAAAGGTACAGAAAGACCACATACTGGAGATTTGTGTAGTATTTTTGATGAAGGACAATACAACTGCGTGTGTTGTAATATGCCTTTGTTCGATTCCACCATAAAGTTCGATTCCAACTCTGGTTGGCCAAGTTTTACACAACCTATTAAAGAAAATGCTATAAAATATCACAAAGATATTTCTTTTGGTATGGTTCGAGTAGAAGTATTATGTAACACTTGCGATGCACATTTAGGACATATTTTTCCTGACGGACCAGAACCAAGTGGTTTGCGTTATTGTATCAATTCAGAATCTATGATTTTAGATACAAAATAA
- a CDS encoding protein adenylyltransferase SelO yields MKLNIKHTFTESLPADKNLENSRRQVKNAVFSYVSPKKTKNPKVLHVSKEMASELGISSAETKTNFFKNIVTGNEIYPETKPFAMCYAGHQFGNWAGQLGDGRAINLFEVEHKNKNWKVQLKGAGETPYSRTADGLAVLRSSIREYLCSEAMFHLGVPTTRALSLSLSGDQVLRDVLYDGNPAFEKGAIVARTAPSFLRFGNFEIFSARNDIKNLKILTDYTIKHHFSHLGNPSKETYINFFKEVSERTLQMIIHWQRVGFVHGVMNTDNMSILGLTIDFGPYGWLEGFDFGWTPNTTDRQNKRYRYGNQPNIGLWNLYQLANALHPLIEDAKPLEEILNQYKIDFEKNSLQMMKDKLGLYVDDKNDLKLIQDLEDNLQLTETDMTIFFRNLGNLNEKSSLLKIVEDAFYNLEAISGEIKSRWNLWFQKYAERLQKETLSNSEREEKMNGVNPKYVLRNYMAQLAIDKADEGDYSLIDELFQLLKNPYKEQLKNKKWFAKRPEWARNKVGCSMLSCSS; encoded by the coding sequence ATGAAACTAAACATAAAACATACTTTTACAGAAAGTTTACCAGCAGATAAAAACTTAGAAAACTCAAGAAGACAGGTGAAAAACGCTGTGTTTTCTTATGTTTCTCCAAAAAAAACTAAAAACCCAAAAGTGTTGCACGTTTCTAAAGAAATGGCTTCTGAATTAGGTATTTCCTCAGCAGAAACAAAAACCAATTTCTTTAAAAATATTGTTACTGGAAATGAAATATATCCTGAAACAAAACCTTTTGCGATGTGTTATGCAGGGCATCAATTTGGCAATTGGGCAGGACAATTAGGAGATGGAAGAGCCATAAATTTGTTTGAAGTGGAACACAAAAATAAAAATTGGAAAGTGCAATTAAAAGGTGCTGGCGAAACGCCATACTCAAGAACTGCAGATGGTTTGGCGGTTTTACGATCTTCCATTAGAGAATATTTATGTAGCGAAGCCATGTTTCATTTAGGTGTTCCAACAACGCGTGCTTTGTCTTTAAGTTTGTCTGGAGACCAAGTTTTGCGCGACGTTTTATACGATGGAAATCCTGCCTTCGAAAAAGGAGCAATTGTTGCGAGAACAGCCCCTAGTTTTTTACGCTTTGGTAATTTTGAAATATTTTCTGCAAGAAATGATATTAAAAATTTAAAAATACTAACAGATTACACTATAAAACATCATTTTTCGCATTTAGGAAATCCTTCCAAAGAAACATATATTAACTTTTTTAAAGAAGTTTCGGAACGTACTTTACAAATGATTATACATTGGCAAAGAGTGGGTTTTGTACATGGAGTTATGAATACCGATAACATGTCCATTTTAGGTTTAACCATCGATTTTGGACCTTATGGCTGGTTAGAAGGTTTCGATTTTGGCTGGACACCAAACACTACAGATCGTCAAAATAAACGCTACAGATATGGAAATCAACCAAACATTGGGTTGTGGAATTTGTATCAATTGGCAAACGCGTTACATCCATTAATTGAAGATGCAAAACCTTTGGAAGAAATTTTGAATCAATATAAAATTGATTTTGAAAAGAACTCTTTACAGATGATGAAAGACAAATTAGGTTTATATGTTGATGATAAAAACGATTTAAAATTGATACAAGATTTAGAAGACAATTTACAATTGACAGAAACAGATATGACTATTTTCTTTAGAAATTTAGGTAATCTGAATGAAAAATCATCCCTCTTAAAAATTGTTGAAGATGCTTTTTACAATCTTGAAGCTATTTCTGGCGAAATAAAAAGTAGATGGAATTTATGGTTTCAAAAATATGCTGAAAGGCTTCAAAAAGAAACACTTTCCAATTCCGAAAGAGAAGAAAAAATGAATGGCGTAAATCCTAAATATGTGTTGCGAAATTATATGGCTCAGTTGGCAATTGACAAAGCAGATGAAGGCGATTATTCTTTAATTGACGAATTATTTCAACTCTTAAAAAACCCTTATAAAGAACAACTAAAAAATAAAAAATGGTTTGCAAAAAGACCAGAATGGGCGAGAAATAAAGTAGGTTGCTCTATGTTGTCTTGCAGTTCTTAA
- the msrA gene encoding peptide-methionine (S)-S-oxide reductase MsrA, with translation MNKNIQIATLGGGCFWCTEAVFQEVKGVEKVISGYAGGNAPGKPTYREICSGLTGHAEVIQITFDSSIISFEDILVIFMTTHDPTTLNQQGADRGTQYRSVIYYHNETQHKIAEEVVKQIQRYYSDKIVTEISPLPIFYEAEQEHQNYYRENTQQGYCSFVIEPKLAKLRKLHADKLVDVSSSAVENS, from the coding sequence ATGAATAAAAACATACAAATCGCTACATTAGGAGGTGGTTGTTTTTGGTGTACAGAAGCTGTATTTCAAGAAGTAAAAGGGGTAGAAAAAGTAATTTCTGGTTATGCTGGTGGAAATGCGCCAGGAAAACCAACATACAGAGAAATTTGTTCAGGTTTAACAGGGCATGCAGAAGTAATTCAAATAACGTTCGATTCGAGTATTATTTCTTTTGAAGACATTTTAGTTATTTTTATGACCACGCACGATCCTACAACTTTAAATCAACAAGGTGCAGATAGAGGTACACAATATCGTTCTGTAATTTATTATCATAACGAAACGCAACATAAAATTGCGGAGGAAGTTGTAAAGCAAATTCAGCGGTATTATTCTGATAAAATTGTGACTGAAATTAGTCCACTACCAATTTTTTATGAAGCTGAGCAAGAGCATCAAAATTATTATAGAGAAAATACACAACAAGGATATTGTAGTTTTGTTATTGAACCAAAATTGGCGAAATTAAGAAAATTACATGCAGACAAATTAGTTGATGTCAGTTCGAGCGCAGTCGAGAACTCTTGA
- a CDS encoding XdhC family protein, with the protein MIHELKEIIEQAIINQQKGLKNVLATVVDLDGSSYRKPGVRMLISEDLNSVGAISGGCVEKEIVQRVKTVFRDNKPKIITYDGRYRLGCEGTLYILLEPFFISNDFLFTFSGASKNRESLKMTSLYAKEDEVFGNFGSAITFKNNKQFLFSESFHLQHKNSALVFTQILEPAFKLIIIGGEHDAVKLCKIASHLGWEITVITSIKVSKQLIYFPGATAVIGESPETIQFKNINTNTAIVIMNHSYVQDLKYLVKLTEFNPKYIGILGAPNRRERLFNELFDFAPKTSEEFLDIIYTPAGLHVGAQTPEEIAVSIIAEILSVIRKKEPFSLRNLSGKIHQ; encoded by the coding sequence ATGATTCACGAACTCAAAGAAATTATAGAACAAGCCATTATTAATCAACAAAAAGGATTAAAAAATGTCTTGGCAACTGTTGTGGATTTAGACGGTTCTTCTTACAGAAAACCAGGCGTTCGAATGTTAATTTCAGAAGACTTAAATTCAGTAGGAGCAATTTCTGGTGGCTGTGTAGAAAAAGAAATTGTACAAAGAGTAAAAACAGTTTTTAGAGACAACAAACCAAAAATAATTACGTATGATGGTAGATATAGATTAGGTTGTGAAGGAACTTTATATATTTTATTAGAACCTTTTTTTATCTCAAATGACTTTTTATTCACTTTTTCTGGAGCTTCGAAAAATAGAGAATCTTTAAAAATGACTTCATTGTATGCTAAAGAAGATGAAGTTTTTGGAAATTTTGGTTCAGCAATTACTTTTAAAAATAACAAACAATTTTTATTTTCTGAATCCTTTCATCTTCAACATAAAAATTCAGCACTTGTTTTTACTCAGATTTTAGAACCCGCATTCAAATTAATTATAATTGGCGGTGAACACGATGCTGTAAAATTATGTAAAATCGCTTCTCATTTGGGTTGGGAAATAACCGTAATTACATCTATAAAAGTTAGCAAACAACTCATTTATTTCCCAGGAGCAACTGCTGTTATTGGCGAAAGTCCAGAAACGATACAATTTAAAAACATTAATACAAATACTGCCATTGTAATTATGAACCATAGTTACGTGCAAGATTTAAAATATTTGGTAAAACTTACGGAATTCAACCCAAAATACATTGGCATTTTAGGCGCACCAAACAGAAGAGAACGTTTGTTTAACGAGCTTTTTGACTTTGCTCCAAAAACTTCCGAAGAATTTTTAGATATTATTTATACTCCTGCAGGTTTGCATGTTGGCGCGCAAACCCCAGAGGAAATCGCAGTTTCTATTATTGCCGAAATATTATCTGTCATCCGAAAAAAAGAACCATTTTCTTTGCGAAATCTATCAGGAAAAATTCATCAATAA
- a CDS encoding nucleotidyltransferase family protein, translating to MVKIAVLILAGGFSSRMKTPKQLLKIGDNYLLELVLEKAFSIQKQHIFCVLGNNSEEIQEKIKFENCTIIVNKNPEKGLSSSIVSGVKYLQKNGLSFDGICVLLADQPAIEKSYLKAMYQLFEREKTKIIASNYGNKFGVPAIIPKKYFSTLLWIEGDKGAKEFINAKKNDVLCPKLSTNFIDIDTKEDFESYKKLISK from the coding sequence ATGGTTAAAATTGCAGTTTTAATACTGGCAGGTGGTTTTTCTTCTCGAATGAAAACGCCAAAACAATTGCTTAAAATTGGCGATAACTATTTGCTTGAACTCGTTTTAGAAAAAGCCTTTTCAATTCAAAAACAGCATATTTTTTGTGTTTTGGGTAATAATTCTGAAGAAATTCAAGAAAAAATAAAATTCGAAAACTGCACTATTATTGTAAATAAAAATCCGGAAAAAGGACTGAGTTCCAGCATCGTTTCTGGAGTGAAATATCTGCAAAAAAACGGATTAAGTTTCGATGGGATTTGTGTCCTTTTAGCGGATCAACCAGCGATAGAAAAATCTTACTTAAAAGCTATGTACCAATTATTTGAGAGAGAGAAGACTAAAATAATCGCTTCAAATTATGGAAACAAATTTGGTGTTCCTGCAATAATTCCAAAAAAATATTTTTCAACATTATTATGGATAGAGGGAGATAAAGGTGCAAAAGAGTTCATAAATGCCAAAAAAAATGATGTTCTTTGCCCCAAATTGAGCACAAATTTTATCGATATTGATACCAAAGAAGATTTCGAGTCTTATAAAAAATTAATATCGAAGTAA
- a CDS encoding Pycsar system effector family protein: MTELIAAIEKFVYGLLSEELHANYVYHNLAHTQRVVEKTKELAENLEIVKVDADNLEIAAWFHDVGYTKGSEDHEENSVIIAKKFLKTKNFSENRITAICDLILATKMNYLPQNKLEAIIKDADSSHLASKNFFNYTSLLRREWELILEKKYTNSEWIDLNLSFLTHKHRYYSDFALKNWSKDKEKNLAKLLKNQKKLRKENKKFKQKKVALDLKKNKSIVPERGVETMFRVALRNHITLSDIADTKANILLSVNAIIVSLALSNLLPKLDNPSNSHLLIPTIIFVAFTVVSIILSIIATRPNVTEGKFTKEDVSNRKVNLLFFGNFHQMKLEDFEWGISEMMTDRDYLYGSLTKDLYFLGLVLNRKYKILRLTYTVFMIGIIVSVIAFGISFKFKGA, encoded by the coding sequence ATGACTGAATTAATTGCAGCTATAGAAAAATTCGTTTATGGGTTGTTGAGTGAGGAATTGCATGCAAATTATGTGTATCATAATTTGGCACACACACAAAGAGTAGTTGAAAAAACGAAAGAATTAGCAGAAAATTTAGAAATTGTAAAAGTAGATGCAGATAATCTGGAAATTGCAGCTTGGTTTCATGATGTTGGTTATACAAAGGGTTCTGAAGATCACGAAGAAAATAGCGTGATAATTGCGAAAAAATTTTTAAAAACAAAGAATTTTTCAGAAAACAGAATTACTGCTATTTGCGATTTAATTTTAGCAACAAAAATGAATTATCTTCCACAAAATAAGTTGGAAGCAATTATAAAAGATGCAGATTCTTCTCATTTAGCTTCAAAAAATTTTTTTAATTACACTTCTTTATTAAGAAGAGAATGGGAGCTTATTTTAGAAAAAAAATACACAAATTCTGAGTGGATAGATTTAAATCTGTCTTTTTTAACCCATAAACATAGGTATTATTCGGATTTTGCTTTAAAAAATTGGAGTAAAGATAAGGAGAAGAATTTGGCAAAATTATTGAAAAATCAGAAGAAACTTAGAAAAGAGAATAAGAAGTTTAAACAGAAAAAAGTTGCTTTAGATTTAAAGAAAAATAAAAGTATTGTGCCAGAACGTGGTGTAGAAACTATGTTTAGAGTGGCGTTAAGAAATCACATAACGTTAAGTGATATTGCAGATACAAAAGCCAACATTTTACTTTCTGTAAATGCCATTATTGTTTCTTTAGCTTTATCTAATTTGTTGCCTAAGTTAGACAATCCTTCGAATTCTCACTTATTAATACCTACCATTATTTTTGTTGCGTTTACAGTGGTTTCGATAATTTTGTCGATTATTGCAACAAGACCAAATGTTACCGAGGGAAAATTTACAAAAGAAGATGTTTCTAATCGAAAAGTAAATTTGTTGTTTTTTGGAAATTTCCATCAAATGAAATTGGAAGATTTCGAATGGGGAATCTCAGAAATGATGACAGATAGAGATTATTTATACGGCTCTTTAACGAAAGATTTGTATTTTTTAGGATTGGTTTTAAATAGAAAATATAAAATATTACGTCTTACGTACACCGTTTTTATGATTGGAATAATTGTAAGTGTAATAGCCTTTGGAATTTCATTTAAATTTAAAGGAGCTTAA